The genomic region TATTTATTGTGTTAATTTATACAGTTATTATCATGGAAATGtctcttgtatttttttgtacATAGTTTACTGTTGATTGTTGTAAATAAGTTTTTCTTGTATATAAAGTAAACATGTTTCTGAGCTTCCAGTAAATATTCTGTTACTGATTTCATTGTGTGAGAAGGCTGCAATGCCCACTTGGTGGGAACCAGCTAATAAAAATCTGTGCTGTGATAAAATGGCTTTATCCTGAGTTGCATCAGAAGTTCAGAGCTGTTCCTTAGAGAGAAGTGAAATGGTAAATGCAGTAGTTGTAGATTAATTTTGTGTTGATGCAATTGATGTGAGGTAGTTTTATGTAGTTAATTTTTTATTGGCTCTGTCTGCAGCAAACAAAAGAAGAGGTATTGAAGAAATGATGGGTCTGCAGACGCCCGTCCTGGTTGTAGTTCCACCGTCTGCAAACCCGCAGCTGGATGGGAAGCACTCCCAGAAACTCGGTGTGGCATTTGTCTGTCAGTTAGTCATTCTGCTTTGGTGCTGGCAGGAGTGAGCAACCGAAATTCTCGTGTGCTCCTGGAGCTCTGGAGTCTGTGTGGGGTGACTACAGCTCCCTGATGGTGGTGCTGCAGTGCCTGGTGAGAGGGGAGCCGTTGTTGCTCTACTCTGCTTGGGCCTCTGTGCTTTCAATTTATTGCAGGCAATAATGTACAAAGTAACTGGaacaagtgaaaaaatatttacaaaaatgtgggagaaattaattttatcatGAAATGTGGAAATTGACTGCCATAAAACGATACCTGTAAACTTGAAGCTGAAGGATTTGGGAGTGTTTGGCTGAGCAGTCCACGTTATCTCGTTGTGATGggctttcttttccatctgtaCCGATTGATGTGTTTGTAAGATGTTGACAGAAAACACTAGACAGGTTGCTTTTAAACTGAGAGAACGGTCATAGAGTTTCACAGTGCTGTTGCAAAAGCAAATGGAAAGTAACAAGGTTGtgaatattttctctgtgtaaaAGACCTTGTACTGGACAGTTAAACTGAAGGATATACTTTGTCTTTTTATGGAGGGAATAGTTTATGTGACACGAACATAAGAAATCATAGTGATGTTATATACTGTAGCAAGATGAAAATGGTAAAAATTCATCATTAAAATGTTAGTTCTAgtaataaagagaaaagaaaaattactgcaTTTGCTCACACACGTGCTGGACCTGAGTGTCAGGCTCTGCATTAAGCACCACCGAAAACATGcaaaggaagaagcagcagagggagAAGGTACGTTTACTCCTCTGATGCAGGTAATtaattttggtctttttttatttaggtGGCAGAAAGCAGTAGGAAGAAACTCTTTGCCCCACTCTGTGTCATTACTGGGTTatcagggctgctgctcagggctgcGGTCCTCTTGGTTTGATTGATAGCAATCTAATGGAACTTGGGACGGTGGAATGGGTCGGGAGGGGTGTGTGCTATAAAGATCTTGAAGTAccaatgaggatttttttttttttaaactgttttctggCTTTTCCCCATCTTGTCATGTGTGTTGTTGGGTTGCAGTTcatatgtgttttgttttgttttgtttttaaatacagtataAAGCATCAGGAGAGTTGAGCCGTCCAGGAGATCTGCTCCCACTGAATGGGCAACACTGGAAGCAAACAGGTTTAGAGCAAGTCCTGTCATTCCTTACTTGTAAAGTAGCTTAAGCATTATAAGGTAAATTCTTTGTTTGGCTGCCCTGTACCTTGTTGGGATTAGTAACCATGTGCCCTTCTGGGCCTTGGGCAAGCTGAGATATTTAATTCTCATGTGGGCAGAATGAAGATAAAATGATAattataggttaaaaaaaataaaaaaataataataaaaaaaaccacGGTAGTTTTCTAGCAACTTCTCTCTGAAGAGTTccaacatttttctgtcttatcaGGTGACCTTTAGTAAAGTTGTAAAACCTTAAGACCATAAGACCTTTAGTAGGTAGTAAGTTGTGTCTTcataagagaggaaaaagttGAAGAATTTGCTTATGACCTCAAAGACACGGTGTTTCTGTAGACTTCAGAGTCAGTTGTAGCATACAGATTTAGGCTTCTTGTCCTCAGAAGCAGGTTGGCAGCCAGGCTGTCTGAGGAGGAGCAAGAGCAAGTGTCTCCCTTGCGTTAAAAGCCATGCacagctgcagcctccagtGGGAATGCAGTTGAGCAGATAGCATCTGGGGCATCACGGGCTAGGAGGGCCTGTCAAGGGAGACCTTTCCCTCTGCACAAGGTGTAAAATTCCTCTTGCTCCTAAGCTGCAAACTGGATTTACAGCGGTACTTCTCACCTGCTTGCTGAGGACATGCTCTGAGCTGCCTCCCTGCCAcacaggctgtccagagaagtGCTTCTGCATTCCTGACAACATGAGCCTGTGCTCATGTGTGAGCTGTGCAATGCTGTGGCTTCCAAGGGCCATTTCTCTTAGGAAGAGTAGCCATAGGGGTCTAAAGCTTTAACTTGTCTTCCAAGAGGCGTAAGAGTGGTCTGGTTAATCTAGCGCTGAGCATACTACCCAATCTTTCCCCTTCTGGTGTCTGTTTGGAACTCAGTGTCTAGTTTTACACAAGTTGATGGGGAAAGGTGGCTCAGAGAACACTGTTTCTGCAATTTTTGCAAGAAATCAGTACCCAAGATGTGAGGGAGACCTTGGTAGTGCTCTTGCAGGGAGAGGCTCCAGTGCGCTTTTAGGCAGTATGCTTAGTGATTGTATTGCTCAGTGAATTATTCAGATTTGGGCTTGTTACATGTTAGAAGCTGTTATGGCAAAGCAGAAAGAACTGTTGGATGCAGCATAGAACTGGGTTGCTGACAAACTGTGATCTTGAGGTCTTGTAGCTTTGCCACACTCCACTGTTGAGTAGTGCTGTATGGAAGGTGGATGCTGATACTAAACTGTGTTGCCTAAAAGACACAGGAATTTGGATTAactgagaaggaaggaaagttttgaatattaacattttagtctaatttacatatatattctaTTTTGATAACTTatggaaaattacattttaaattacaattttAATTAGGAAAAACTAGATTGAGCACTTCTGCTGAAGAAGCTAAAGGCTGAGAACACATTTGAGAGTCTTCCAGAAAATTTCCtctagaagaagaagaaaacaaagcttttggCTGCTTTATACAGAGGATATCTTTAAACAATGAAGTCTGAACCATCCATGATACTTCTTCACTCTGGGGAAGTGATTTCCTTTGATTATTCCTGTCTGTTCCTAATACTGTGTGAATCAGGACTTTCCACTGTGTTAATTAGAGTGACACGGAGCCTCCTCTGTCTTACCAGTCCTGTGAAGTTTCTCTGTTTGTTCCTCTTTACAATCCTGTAGTGCTCCTCAGAAAAATTGCTCTTTTAATGAAAGTTGTTTAGAAAGTAGTGAACCCAGCACTGTAACTGTTTAGATTGAAACAGTTCCCTGGCATGCAAGAGTGGGCGAATCTTGATGTATTCTGGAGCATCTTTTCTTGAATCCCCTGCTCCTGGAGTTAAATGATTATGCAAGAACCCAAGTGTTGGCTTTTATAATACATATTCTGTGGTAGCAAGAGAAATGGCAAAGGAGGAGTTTAAGAGCCCAAAATGCAAGGGTTGATGAAGAATTAAGTTCATTCTTTCTgagtataaaattaaaaataagaaaatgaaaatgtttttaaaagactgatgtattgattttaaatgttttaggtTGACAGTTGATGTGCATGTCCTAAATTGCCAACCTATACCAAGTCTTGGAAGCCAAAATGTAGTGAAAAACATGCAATTTATAAGGCAACAAAGCACTATTTCTAGATAGCCAAGTCAGCTACAAATATTTGTATAGTAGGTGGAATATATAAGCATACACTTGATTCCTATTAGATTTCCTATTTCGTTTCATGTTGGTCAGGTGTTTCATAAAacttaatttcagaaaaaaatctgctatcATTAATCTcagttgattatttttttttattgagtgGTTGAATTGAGCAGCAGAGCTTTACTGTACACACGTCTTTCTCAACTGCAGTTTTGgatgccactttttttttttttttagcatgagTCCAAAATGGATGAACTTTGAAATGATGAACtttgtgtatttaaaaagagCTTGTTTTTGATAAAAGTCCACAGCCAAGTTTGTAAGGGAGAACGAAAAAAGTTTTTCAAGCAGTTGGAGCTGTCCTAAACAGTGTCGGTAGATGTGAGCTGAGACACCAGAGAAGCCTAGCCTGCCTGTTCCCGACACTGGGGTGGCACTTTCTCTGCTGCGGGATCCAGAGGGACACGTGGTTGTGCAGGTAATTTGCATGAGGATGTCCCAGGCTGTTTGGCTCACAGAGGTGCTGCTGCAAGAGCTGCCCTCAGAGAAAGGGAGCGCTGGTTTGTACCATCCCTGATTTatgaaaaattctgaaaagaatTGTGCTTTTTCTCTAAAATGTTTACTATTCAAAATGCATTAGAAGATTTTGTGCAGACGAAAGCTAATCCAGTATGCCAAAAGATGCGGTGAGCTGGCACAAGCTTCTTGCCCTGCCTTCTCAAAGCAGGCAGCTGTAAGGAGGGTTAGAGGCTTTGACTTCTTGTGGTGGAAACTTTGATGAGAAAGTAATGTGGAAAGACTTAAAAATAGTGATCTCTGTCCACATGGAGTGACTGAGGGCTTTGAGGTGGGGATCTCTCAGAGACTTCAGCACTGGTGTGGTTACACTTTCAAACTGAATATAACCATTACTATTTGCAAGagagtcaaaagaaaaaaaaaagaaaccaaaacaaaaaaacaccaccacaaaacagatttggaaaaggcagaaaggaTGCCTCAGCTATTTCACTTTTCTCCTACATGCAGGTAAATTGTCAAGCTCCCCCTGAGCCGTGTTTGTTTAATGACTAAAAAGAAAGCACTTCATGTCACTCCAAAGAGTAAATATCTGAAGTTATGGATTAACTAAGTTCCAGCAAGCTCATGGCAGAAGAATAGATCACGCTGATTCACACTGAATAAAGCAGTAAGTGCTTCAAAAGTATTGTATCGTTCAGGATTTCACAGTACAGCTTTATTTAAGGAGGCATAAAGCTTGTAAAAAATGTCTGGTGACAAGGGGAGGATGTTGGGCAGGCAAGAAATGTTCTGGGTAAGCTGCTGATGGGTTAAAGGGAACTAGCAGACCAGTCTGAAGAGCCTCTAACAAGCGGCTGCTTTGGAGCTGAAATCAAAGGGAAAATCATGGCACAACACAGCATTCAGTGAGGGAGTTGCTGTGTGAAAAATAAGTGAAGGGACTGGCTGAGCTCTGAGTAGAACACTCCAGCATGGGGGTCTTGCTGCAGCTCAGTAGTGCAGTCCCTTTCACACCTACCTTCTCTTTTTTAGGGGACTTCTGCTGCAGTATGTGGAAGCTCATCACCATAGGTGttctgctggctgcctgctctTCACAAGTGCGTAGTACCTCAagtaagttttcatttttcaggtaCTCTTAACCCTCTTCCAATTGCTGTAAGTGTGTTCCTTGCTCCCTGTCAGCGACAGGGAGTGGCTGGAATTGGTCCCATTAAGGGATTTGGATTCCTGTAACAGAGGTTTACAGACAGTGCAGGGCTGTGGTGGCTGCCTTGACATAGTGCCCGTGAGCCCTGCAAGCTGAGCGTCACAGCAGAGGCTTGGGCTTGCTTCTGCTGCACGGCACTGACAGGCTAGAGCAAGCTCCCTTGCAGTGCTGGAGAGGGGCTGTTTCTGTGAGAATAGCGTTCTTGAAGAAGGACCACTGCCAGTTTTCAGCCAGCTCTCTTCCATGCTTGtgctttcacatttttgtttccaGTATTTTACAGCTACAAAGATGCAAACCAAGTCCTGAAAATCCAGAAGCGGGCAAACTCTTTTCTGGAGGAGGTCAAACCAGGCTCTTTGGAGCGTGAGTGCAAGGAAGAGCAGTGTGACTTAGAGGAAGCCAGTGAGATATTTGAAACCAGGGAAGCAACAGTAAGTTGCTTCTGTAAGGAGGAATGTAAGACTTAACCAATAGATTGTTTTCTTAAAGTATTGCAAACTGGGACATGGGAGATCTTGCTGTCAGCCCTCCTGACTCCTAAGGTAGAGATGTGGTTTTGAATGTAATTGCTTGACAGAGATTGCCAAGTTATAACATTGATTGTTTGCACCACAACACTCAGTTGCTCATGTCTGTCCCACCTGGCCCAGTTTTGAGTTTTAGGTCCCAGCTAGGTAATCCCAATCCCTGTTTGACCCCATTGGCTATTCTTGCTACCAATGAGTTTCTCCTAGTCTTTCCTATCCTAGATACATAGGATGAACCAGTCTTTGCTGTCCCTCAGACACCAGATTCTTTTTACAGTCTTCACAGTGCCTCTGTTTTGCCTCACTAGGCACAAGCGTGATTTTATTTCAGCAACACAGGTGACTTACCTGGAAGCAAGAGACAAGAAAACAAAGTCTGTAGGGATGTTGAGGGATTGTGGTGCTGATGGGTCtgtgagcagggcaggggggatCTGTGCTGAGTAGGGCCATGCAGTGCATGAATGTTGGGGTTGGCCAGTTTTGTTGGAGTGTATGTTGCTATATTGCCAAGAAGAATTTGACCAACACTGTTGACTAGAATGCTGTGCTGTGTTGGCCAAAGCCATCATACACTTCAAATCCCTTGCTTGTGACAAATATGCTTCTAGCTTTAATATAAACTTTGTTTCTCTACAGCTAAATTTCTGGAGCAAATATGTAGGTAAGTAAAAGATTTTCCTAATCATCTCTCTCTGTTTCCTCAAGGGTTAGCTGGTActcctccttcctgctgccaTGTATCATactgatttatattttcattcttttttataTGGGGTGTGCAAAGAATGTTTTCCTGTCATATTGTATAAGCAACTTCTTAAAAAATTCAGGTGCATCTGTGTCTATCATCAGTCACCTTCTCATAGCAAGGGCACTGGTCAAAAGTGATCGCTGGTACTCTGACTCTGCATGACATGGGTCCAAAGAGGAGCCCCACCATTGCTCTCTACTTCTGCAGTGACTTGCTTCTGCCCTGTCTGCTACaggttttgctctttttgttCCCTTCTGCTCGCTCCCTCTAGAGCTGTAATTCAAAACCTAAGCAAATGCCCTTGTCTGGGCTAAGACCACAGAGTTATCACCGTTCAGTGGCAGAAATGGTGTGTGGTACTTGGGAATCCAGGGAGGATCTGCTCATGTTGATGTTTGGTCTGATCTGTGGTCCAAGGGCTGAGTTTTTCTGCGTCTGTTTCAGATGGAGATCAGTGTGAGCCGCAGCCTTGTTCCAATGGGACATGCAAGGACAATATTGGAAAGTTTTCCTGCATCTGTAAcaaaggctgggagggaaagtTGTGCAATTATGGTAATGCTGACTTTAATCCATGATAAAATAATATTCTTCATGACAGGGATCTCAGTGTATAGCAATCGACACTTCTGGCATTGCACAGTATGCTTGCTTTCATTATTGATGTGAATTCCGTTACTTCAGGATGTGGTAGAAGGATTATCTGTGCTTATCTAAAGCAAAATGAAGTTTGTGTTGCCATGGGAAGGGTATGGAGGTCTGAGAAATCTGTGTTTTactatttctgatatttttgtgAAATGGGATAGAAGttactttcttctcttttctttttttttctttattttttttataatacagaggaaaaaacaatccACTGCAATATTTTATTGTCATTACTGTAACGATGTCTTCCCTGGAGAAAAGCTGCATAGTGTATTTAATTAGGAGTACATATACCATGTGTCATCAACGCTTTCCACCATCTGACTTGTACTCAGTGAGAATTTTCTGTTCTCCAGTCTGCCCGCCCAGCCAGTAATCTCTGGGTTCCCAGTTTCCCCACTGTCTTATTCTGGACCAAGATCTATTTGATGTCTGAAGGGCCCTAGTGCCATTAAATCCTGCAGCTGTCATCCCAAATCCACTGTCAGCTGTTGCTCACTTGAATCAAGATGTCATTTTGCCACTTCACCTTCCTGTGACTCTGGCTTTCCAACTTCTCGTGCctcttgttcctttttttccccagaggtgAAATACACCAACTGCTCTGTCAATAATGGAGGTTGTGAACATTTCTGCAAGGATGACCCTGCCAACCAGTGCCGCTATTGCAGCTGTGCATCTGGATACCAGCTGAAAGATGACCATACCATGTGCGAGCCTGTAGGTGAGCGCAGGATGTTCACAGGAGATTTGACAGAGGGTTATTCAAACGTGAAATCAGGGGAGTTTACAGGAGAAGTATTTGCACTGCACTTTGTACTGCTTTTCACAACATCCACTCTATGCAGAATTATTCTGTGCCTGTTTCCCAAATCCATACCCACTTCATGACCACTGACAGTCTAACCTGTGTCTGTGTTTGCATCATGAAGACACACAGAGCAATCTGAAAAGGACCTCCTCTGCAAGCGTTGAGGGAATTCCTTGAAGCCAATGGATTGTATTGCCTAGGTTAAGGAGCTGGAGGgaatgctttttgtttggttttatgttGGGTGTGCTGTTCTGTGCTAATTAATTTCTCTGCATCTTCTGTAGTGGAATTCCCCTGTGGAAGAGTGAAAACGGACTACATGGAAGCCGAAGCAGGATTCAATATCCGTCTCATTGAgggaaaagcaggaagaaggGGAGACAGCCCTTGGCAGGTAAGGAGAAAAGAATCTTTCACAACAGACAGTTCATGCTGTGTCACAACGGCTCTGCCTGCCTCCCTGTTCTGGGGAGATTCCTACGTTGCTAGTTGTGGCATCACGTGAAGCTAAGATTCCCTTAGCTCAGCTCTTTCAAAAGCAACCAAAAAGTTGGAGTAACAAGAAGAAATATCTGTTAAGACTCTTGGCCTTGCCATTGTTGTCAAGTTTTCTACCTTGCCGAGAATGTCAGGAGAGAGGATAGTGATGACAAATACCTGCTTTGTCACTCCATGCTGGGGAATGACACTTAATCACTGCAGCTCATGCTGCCTGATGCCCATTCCAGGTATTGTAACAGCATTATTGTAGGAGTGTGAGGTAAtctctcctcttctgcaggTATCTGTTTTTATAAGCCTTGCCTGTTGTAAATTCAAGTTAGCAGATTTAATCAGCTAAATAAGCCATAGCTTTACAGAGAAGGTTGGGATGTCACAGAGAAAGAGGAGACCTCACAGAGCATATTATGGAACTAGTGAATGCATACAATCAGAGTCTGTCTGTCTCTGACATTAAAGGCCTTTTTACACCATCAAATGAGAATTGCAGCCTGAGATGACACACAGTCTTCTGGTGTTctttgcacacaaaaataatcCCCTCATTTGAGCTCTGTCTTTCAAAGTTTTGGAGTACCAAAGTGCTTTCTTACAATGACCAGCATAGTCATCTGCTGGTTTGGATGAAGCCAGCCTTCAGCTGGGAAGAATATTCAAAAATCTTTGTGGGTGTTCCACTGAGACCTTATTCACAGTGCTTTTGCTCCGCTGTAGAGCTTGGGCTTCAATGAACATGACATGCTCTGGTGCTTGATGCATCTGTACATTTTGCAACCACAAAGAAGGATGTGTACCATATTTTGTGAGCCATGCTTCCTGCAGTGTCAGACctctctgtttctttgtttcagatTCTGCTGCAAAATAGCAAAGGGAAGTTTCTGTGTGGGGGTGTTCTCATCCATCCATTTTGGGTCCTAACGGCAGCACACTGCACTGATTCAGGAGATGGTTTCAAAGTAAGACTTggtatggaaaaaaatccatccttttttttctaaatacaaCTCTTTAATTCCCAGCATTTATCGTCTCAGGAGAAAGACCAGCAGGCTTTAAAGATAGAAGTCCTGGATGCCAGAGTGGATTGTTTAGGAAGCATTTAATATGCACCTcagcataaaacaaaaaagattagTAAAACCACCTGATGTCATTTGAGCCTGTATCAACCTTACTGTGGAAGTGGGCTGATGTCTTCTGAGCACTGTTGATTGTCTATAGAGTAGAAATATTGAAAAGTCCATTTGGGGAAATCTCTTCTGCTTGTACTTTTCTGTTGATGAAAGTATTCAAGGTTGTtccagtactgaaaaaaaaaaaaaaaaaaaaaagcccacctTTACAAAGCATATATGAAGTCTTGAGCTCCAGAGGAGAATGTCACAGCACCTCTTCCTGCCTTTTGATACATTTGAACAACACTACTTCAGAGAGTTTTAGCAGAGCAGGAAAGGCACTGCAGCAACACTGCCATTGCTGGCATTGCTGCTGTTAAGCATGAGAAAACCTCTGCTGAATACAGTACTAATTCTcaattaacaaacaaaaataatcagtgTTCCATTCACATTTAAGTAGGAATTCTTTTTTGGATTAGTATTTTCTGTCTACTGTTGATGACATTAGAGACATAAGAGCTcaattcctttctttctcctttaatGAAGAGAGCTTGTTCTCAGTAATTGGGAAAGTCTTGGAAATGTGCTGTCTGTATGCATGTTCCATATATACTGTGGATATGCAAACATTCGAGATGTGAGACATTAAGGGAAGTGTGGGTGGAAGTGTTTATGTCCATCATCCATTGTTCAACGCATAggatgaaagtaaaaaaaaaaaaacatgcaatatACCCTTGTGTCCTTTTAGAGCCAGAATATTCACCTTTTCCAAAAAGGGAAATCAAGTAGAAGTGGATGTACTAGCTTGGAAATAGGCACGCAGACTGCACATCCCCAAGCGCTTCCAGTTACTGCTGAGTAGTTTTCTTCCCTGTGAAGTGATCACTTAACAGATGTGTATTCAGTTACAGTGATGCCCAAGAAGCGGGAACCTGTGCAGGTAACTTGGTAAAGAGTCTTGGAATGTTTTAGGGAAAAGCAATCATCAGATGTGGTGGTGTTCGAATGCTCAGTGGTGCTAGATGTGGCTTTGATGTACCTTGGAGGAGATAGGTTAGTGGGAAAATTTTAACTGGGGGAAATACTGAGGCTGCAATTAAATCACTCCACTCCGCCTCGTACTGCAGGTCCTGGTAGAGATCTGTGCAGTGTGACAAgctttcagctgggatagagtgCCTAAAGATCTCTCTGCAGGAAAGAAACAAGGGGTGGTATCCATCAAGAGAGTCTTGTGGTAACCGAATAAAAAGATGGAGCGTAAATGATACTCAGTGGGCAAAGACAATTGTCAGCACTTGAGAACCATGGTTTGAGAAGATCAGTTTTTTGGCTGAAATAAAACTCAAGAGTCCTCATCAGAGGAGGATGCATGTTCTAAGCTGTAGAGATATCCACCATTAAGACCATGAGATACGTAGAACAGAGTTTTGAATGGACACATTGCCATGTCTGTAAGGGCAGACGTAGGCCTGATGACAGTAGTGAATGTGTCTGTATCAAGACTGCACAGACGAAGTTAGACCTGCCTCCATCAGTCTGGGATGCCCATCAGTGTAGGCCTCATCCTACTGCACCTTTCCACTCATGATCTGTAAGAGTGAAACTGGAAGGGAGGCTCTCATGTGGGTTTGCACTCATGAGCTTGGAG from Anas platyrhynchos isolate ZD024472 breed Pekin duck chromosome 9, IASCAAS_PekinDuck_T2T, whole genome shotgun sequence harbors:
- the PROC gene encoding vitamin K-dependent protein C: MWKLITIGVLLAACSSQVRSTSIFYSYKDANQVLKIQKRANSFLEEVKPGSLERECKEEQCDLEEASEIFETREATLNFWSKYVDGDQCEPQPCSNGTCKDNIGKFSCICNKGWEGKLCNYEVKYTNCSVNNGGCEHFCKDDPANQCRYCSCASGYQLKDDHTMCEPVVEFPCGRVKTDYMEAEAGFNIRLIEGKAGRRGDSPWQILLQNSKGKFLCGGVLIHPFWVLTAAHCTDSGDGFKVRLGKYHRLRTEVNEQTVWVNKCVKHENYTKETSDNDIAMLHLVEPVMYNKYALPICLPTRDLAEHELTRNGRQMMVTGWGSTSDIQKKNYSTLLSYIEIPMVPRNECAQVMRHTISDNMLCAGTLGDRKDACIGDSGGPMITKYKDTWFLVGLVSWGEGCGKKEKFGVYTKVSQYLEWIQHHIDEMSPSSKG